From Domibacillus sp. DTU_2020_1001157_1_SI_ALB_TIR_016, a single genomic window includes:
- the cydD gene encoding thiol reductant ABC exporter subunit CydD: protein MGRDLFRYKGVVPVLAGLTFFTIIQAVLIILQAKWLAGALTRLFNGETPNAVFPMMMLFFGALAGRYFIGFLKQKVVEHYSEKTSTALRRDVLSKLFALGPRYSKQEGTGRLVTLIIEGTNQFRTYLDLFLPKMINMMILPLAIWLFVLWTDRTSGIVLAITLPVLLVFMVLLGLAARKKADSQWEGYQRLAGHFTDSLRGLETLTFLGRARSHRKQIEHVSEQYRKSTMSTLKVAFLSSFALDFFAMLSVATVAVFLGLGLVDGKMTLLPALTVLILAPEYFLPVRELGTDYHATLNGQEAGRAMQDILDAPAYTEADDFSLSSWSDHDELTLSGVNAASLQNISLSIKGRAKVGIIGASGAGKSTLIDVLGGFLGADAGTISVNGQTVSHLQQPAWQNQLTYIPQHPYIFSGTLADNIRFYEPDASDEEVIEAAKKAGLSSLEELLHTTIGEGGRRLSGGQMQRVAAARAYLSNRPVVLLDEPTAHLDIETEAALKETMLPLFDQKLVLLATHRLHWMREMDWIIVMERGQIAETGTHDELMKKNGMYASLVQAARGDTHGVADSLYERT, encoded by the coding sequence ATGGGAAGGGATCTATTTCGCTATAAAGGTGTAGTTCCGGTGCTTGCCGGACTCACCTTTTTCACTATTATCCAGGCAGTGCTGATCATTCTTCAGGCAAAATGGCTTGCAGGCGCCCTTACCCGGCTTTTCAACGGTGAAACACCCAATGCGGTGTTTCCAATGATGATGCTGTTTTTCGGTGCCCTGGCCGGCCGCTACTTTATTGGCTTTTTAAAACAAAAAGTCGTTGAGCACTATTCAGAAAAAACGAGTACGGCACTCCGCCGTGATGTGCTGTCAAAACTGTTTGCACTCGGCCCCCGCTATTCAAAACAGGAAGGAACCGGGCGGCTTGTCACATTGATTATAGAAGGAACAAACCAGTTCCGTACGTATTTAGATTTGTTTTTACCGAAAATGATTAATATGATGATTCTTCCATTAGCGATTTGGCTGTTTGTTCTGTGGACCGATCGGACATCCGGCATCGTCTTGGCCATCACACTCCCTGTTTTACTCGTTTTCATGGTGCTATTAGGACTTGCAGCCCGGAAAAAAGCAGACAGCCAGTGGGAGGGCTACCAGCGGCTCGCCGGCCACTTCACAGACTCGCTTCGAGGGCTGGAAACATTGACGTTTTTAGGGCGCGCGCGCTCACACCGCAAACAGATCGAGCATGTAAGCGAACAGTACCGAAAATCAACGATGAGCACTTTAAAAGTTGCGTTTCTTTCTTCTTTTGCGCTCGACTTTTTCGCGATGCTGTCTGTCGCAACCGTTGCGGTGTTTCTCGGTCTTGGGCTTGTAGATGGAAAAATGACACTTCTGCCGGCGCTCACGGTGCTTATTTTGGCGCCTGAATACTTTCTTCCGGTTCGGGAGCTCGGCACCGACTATCACGCCACTTTAAATGGACAAGAAGCCGGCCGCGCCATGCAGGACATTTTGGATGCGCCTGCTTACACAGAGGCCGATGATTTTTCCCTTTCATCGTGGTCAGATCATGATGAACTGACGCTGTCAGGCGTGAATGCCGCTTCCCTGCAAAACATCTCTCTTTCTATTAAAGGGCGGGCAAAAGTTGGCATTATCGGAGCAAGCGGCGCGGGTAAATCTACTTTAATCGACGTACTGGGCGGTTTTTTAGGGGCTGATGCTGGAACCATTTCGGTGAACGGCCAGACTGTTTCCCATCTTCAGCAGCCGGCCTGGCAGAACCAGCTGACTTATATTCCGCAGCATCCGTATATTTTCAGCGGAACACTGGCAGATAATATCCGCTTTTACGAACCGGATGCATCAGACGAAGAAGTGATCGAAGCAGCCAAAAAAGCGGGTCTGTCTTCGCTTGAGGAGCTGCTGCATACAACGATCGGCGAAGGCGGACGCCGCCTGAGCGGCGGGCAGATGCAGCGTGTAGCAGCGGCCCGGGCTTATCTCAGCAATCGGCCGGTTGTACTGCTTGATGAACCGACTGCGCATCTGGATATCGAAACCGAAGCGGCTTTAAAAGAAACCATGCTTCCTCTTTTCGATCAAAAGCTTGTACTGCTGGCCACGCACCGGCTTCATTGGATGCGGGAAATGGACTGGATTATCGTGATGGAACGAGGACAAATTGCCGAAACAGGAACACATGATGAATTAATGAAGAAAAACGGCATGTACGCCTCCCTCGTACAAGCCGCACGAGGTGATACACATGGGGTGGCTGATTCCTTATATGAAAGAACATAA
- the cydB gene encoding cytochrome d ubiquinol oxidase subunit II: MGLNELWFLLIAVLFIGFFFLEGFDFGVGMSTRFLAKNDLERRIMINTIGPFWDANEVWLLTGGGAIFAAFPHWYATMFSGYYVPFVFVLLALIGRGVAFEFRGKVHSEKWTKTWDYVVFFGSILPPFLFGVLFTSILRGMPIDADMNMYAGFSDFVNIYSVTGGVTVTILCFLHGLSFLTLKTVGDLQNRARSLAKRVVWLAVAALALFVGLSYIYTDVFTVRAAVTIPMIGAIVLAYVLAAVFLMKKRDGLAFVSSGAGIVLTVALIFASLFPRVMISSMSAAYNLTVYNAASGPYSLKVMTIVAVSLLPFVIGYQVWSYYVFRKRVDGKDLTY; this comes from the coding sequence ATGGGCTTGAATGAGTTATGGTTTTTATTGATCGCGGTCCTCTTTATTGGCTTTTTCTTTCTTGAAGGATTCGATTTCGGCGTGGGCATGTCGACGCGCTTTCTGGCGAAAAACGACTTGGAGCGCCGTATTATGATCAACACAATCGGTCCGTTCTGGGATGCGAATGAAGTGTGGCTTTTAACAGGGGGCGGTGCTATTTTCGCCGCTTTCCCTCACTGGTATGCGACGATGTTCAGCGGCTACTATGTTCCGTTCGTCTTCGTTCTGCTTGCGTTGATCGGCCGCGGCGTGGCGTTTGAATTCCGCGGTAAAGTCCACAGTGAAAAGTGGACCAAAACATGGGATTACGTTGTGTTTTTCGGCAGCATCCTGCCGCCATTTCTGTTCGGTGTCTTGTTCACAAGCATCCTTCGTGGTATGCCGATTGACGCGGACATGAACATGTATGCAGGCTTTAGCGATTTCGTGAACATCTACTCTGTAACAGGCGGGGTTACTGTCACAATTCTTTGCTTCCTGCATGGCTTATCCTTTTTAACACTGAAAACGGTCGGTGACCTGCAAAACCGTGCCCGCTCACTTGCGAAACGAGTGGTCTGGCTGGCGGTCGCCGCGCTCGCCCTGTTTGTTGGATTGTCTTATATCTACACAGATGTTTTTACGGTTCGGGCAGCTGTAACGATCCCGATGATCGGTGCGATTGTACTGGCTTACGTGCTGGCAGCCGTATTCCTCATGAAAAAACGGGACGGCCTTGCTTTTGTTTCAAGCGGCGCCGGTATTGTTTTAACCGTTGCGCTCATTTTTGCTTCGCTGTTCCCGCGGGTGATGATCAGCTCTATGTCTGCCGCTTATAACTTGACGGTATACAACGCAGCATCCGGCCCTTACTCGCTTAAAGTCATGACGATCGTGGCGGTGTCACTGCTTCCATTTGTAATCGGCTATCAAGTGTGGAGCTATTACGTGTTCCGGAAACGAGTCGACGGTAAGGATTTGACATACTGA
- a CDS encoding cytochrome ubiquinol oxidase subunit I: MDELFLARLQFGSTTIFHFLFVPLSIGLVFLVALFETHYVLKGDERYKKLAKFWGHLFLINFAVGVVTGIIQEFQFGMNWSEYSRFVGDVFGAPLAIEALLAFFMESTFIGLWIFGWDRLSKKVHLACIWLVSLGTMMSALWILAANSFMQEPVGFAIKNGRAEMNDFFALLTNPQLAVEFPHVIFGALATGAFFIGGISAYKIIKGYEVDLFKRSFNLAMTVALISGLAIAFTGHAQAKHLMESQPMKMAASEALWEDSGDPASWTAFAFIDSKNQENSFEINIPFALSYLAYEKFQGDVPGMKTLQAEYEAKYGEGNYIPPVKTTFWSFRIMVGAGMVMILASVLGLYFSYRETLVQKKWFLRGMVALISFPFIANSAGWIMTEIGRQPWTVFGLMTTSASVSPNVSAQSLLLSLIAFSLAYTILAIVLVYLFVREIKKGVEHHEAVPETQTIDPFDQEVYM; the protein is encoded by the coding sequence ATGGATGAACTATTTTTAGCCCGGCTTCAGTTCGGGTCCACCACCATTTTTCACTTTTTGTTTGTGCCGCTTTCAATCGGCCTTGTGTTTTTAGTCGCATTGTTTGAAACACATTATGTTTTAAAAGGCGACGAACGCTACAAAAAACTGGCTAAGTTCTGGGGACATTTGTTTTTAATTAACTTTGCAGTCGGTGTTGTCACGGGAATTATTCAGGAATTTCAATTTGGGATGAACTGGTCAGAGTATTCCCGGTTTGTCGGAGACGTGTTTGGTGCTCCGCTTGCTATTGAAGCACTGCTTGCCTTTTTTATGGAATCTACTTTTATTGGTTTGTGGATTTTTGGCTGGGACCGCCTGTCCAAAAAAGTACACCTTGCCTGCATTTGGCTCGTATCGCTGGGAACGATGATGTCCGCGCTTTGGATTTTAGCAGCCAACTCGTTTATGCAGGAGCCGGTCGGCTTTGCTATCAAAAACGGCCGGGCAGAAATGAATGACTTCTTTGCTCTGTTAACCAATCCGCAGCTCGCGGTAGAATTTCCGCACGTGATTTTCGGTGCGCTTGCTACAGGTGCTTTTTTCATTGGAGGCATCAGTGCTTATAAAATTATTAAAGGCTATGAAGTAGACTTGTTTAAACGGTCCTTTAACCTTGCTATGACCGTCGCCTTGATCTCTGGGCTTGCCATTGCGTTTACCGGCCACGCTCAGGCGAAGCACTTAATGGAATCACAGCCTATGAAAATGGCGGCCAGTGAAGCGCTTTGGGAAGACAGCGGTGATCCGGCTTCATGGACAGCATTTGCATTCATTGACTCTAAAAATCAAGAAAACTCATTTGAAATTAACATTCCGTTTGCGCTCAGCTACCTGGCATATGAAAAATTCCAGGGGGACGTGCCGGGGATGAAAACCCTGCAGGCAGAATATGAAGCAAAATACGGAGAAGGCAACTACATTCCGCCGGTCAAAACAACATTCTGGAGCTTCCGGATTATGGTGGGTGCCGGTATGGTTATGATTCTTGCATCAGTGCTGGGCCTTTATTTTAGCTATCGGGAAACACTTGTCCAGAAAAAATGGTTCCTGCGCGGCATGGTGGCGCTTATCTCGTTCCCATTCATCGCAAACTCTGCCGGCTGGATTATGACGGAAATTGGACGTCAGCCGTGGACAGTGTTTGGCCTGATGACAACGTCTGCATCTGTTTCACCAAACGTCAGCGCCCAGAGCCTGCTTCTGTCACTTATTGCTTTTTCTCTTGCTTATACGATTTTAGCGATTGTTCTCGTTTACTTGTTTGTCCGCGAAATTAAAAAAGGCGTTGAGCATCACGAGGCGGTGCCAGAAACGCAAACGATTGATCCGTTTGATCAGGAGGTGTACATGTAA
- a CDS encoding GNAT family N-acetyltransferase, which yields MIERLHHGEEATAAEILALQIPAYKVEASLIGYDGIPHLNETVEMIKNSDEIFIGFLTEGELCGFLSYKDEDGSAFIQRLVVHPGHFHEGVASKLLTYFLQEESAGRTVLVTTGAKNEPACNLYKKFGFEELDTLLPEPGVELVLLEKKHQ from the coding sequence ATGATTGAACGGCTGCATCATGGGGAAGAAGCAACAGCAGCGGAAATTCTGGCATTGCAAATACCTGCTTATAAAGTGGAAGCGTCATTAATTGGGTATGATGGCATTCCACATTTAAATGAAACGGTAGAGATGATTAAAAACAGTGATGAAATTTTTATCGGATTTTTAACAGAAGGGGAGCTGTGCGGTTTTCTTTCTTATAAAGACGAAGATGGATCGGCCTTTATTCAACGGCTGGTTGTTCATCCGGGACACTTTCATGAAGGGGTTGCTTCAAAGCTCCTGACATATTTTCTGCAGGAAGAATCAGCAGGGCGGACGGTTCTTGTTACAACCGGCGCAAAAAATGAGCCTGCCTGCAATTTATATAAGAAATTTGGATTTGAAGAGCTGGATACGCTGCTGCCAGAGCCGGGTGTGGAACTGGTGCTGCTGGAAAAAAAACATCAGTAA
- the pduL gene encoding phosphate propanoyltransferase, with the protein MSLTNHGTIPVAVSARHIHLSQEHLEILFGKGHELTKRADLSQPGQFAAEETVTIAGKKSEIARVRVLGPCRPATQVEVSWTDAMKLGVRPPLRESGDIKGSEAVTITGPAGTVELEEGLIIAQAHVHMTPADAEKYNVENGQIVTVEVGGDRPIAFRNVVIRVSESYALEMHIDTDEANAGFISQGATGDIWA; encoded by the coding sequence ATGTCATTAACAAACCATGGAACGATTCCTGTAGCGGTTTCTGCCCGCCACATCCACTTATCACAGGAGCACCTTGAAATTTTATTCGGAAAAGGCCACGAGCTCACAAAGCGCGCGGACTTATCGCAGCCAGGTCAATTCGCGGCAGAAGAAACGGTAACCATTGCCGGTAAAAAGAGTGAAATTGCACGCGTTCGTGTTCTTGGCCCATGCCGTCCTGCTACACAAGTGGAAGTAAGCTGGACAGATGCCATGAAGCTTGGCGTACGTCCGCCGCTTCGTGAGTCAGGCGATATTAAAGGATCTGAAGCTGTGACAATCACGGGTCCTGCAGGTACAGTGGAGCTTGAAGAAGGCTTAATCATTGCCCAGGCGCACGTTCATATGACACCAGCAGATGCAGAAAAATACAATGTAGAAAACGGCCAGATCGTGACTGTAGAAGTCGGCGGCGACCGTCCAATCGCGTTCCGCAATGTCGTGATTCGCGTATCTGAAAGCTATGCGCTTGAAATGCATATCGATACAGATGAAGCGAATGCTGGTTTTATCTCTCAAGGCGCTACAGGCGACATTTGGGCGTAA
- a CDS encoding glycosyltransferase encodes MDLLVFTLFCLSILFPVLHVFCSTPSQRRLPGQKPPAPKGISVLIPCFNEAAIIQTSIDHIQSLSYPSYEVIYINDGSSDETFALLKEKLSLVECQKQALGQLAHQPIHGVYQSGFLPHVFVINKENGGKADSLNAGIEYASYDIVVTLDADSILSDDALPLANEAFQEPDVVAAGGMVHVLQTKAGGHVERLSLKSANWLIRAQMFDLMKGFYITKVSLARFRALSIISGAFGIFDKRVLLEVGGYRATLGEDIDITLRIQRYISDHPAKRIVFLPEAVCYTELPENNLDVFKQRVRWQKAFVDCIIHFAPFFTRTLLRKPVSFFCVFETFIGGTVTAYVMTAMLIQQLTLGSMSMIEHLALYAAVTMMFGSFCDIVAITRSHHYGVCFNKGERGRLFTGILFDVTIFRFLNLFYVMYGTIAYFFNRTGWNKVARTGRRYKTAPPVHKRAV; translated from the coding sequence ATGGATCTATTGGTTTTCACGTTGTTTTGTCTCAGCATTTTGTTTCCCGTTTTACATGTATTCTGCAGCACGCCGTCCCAGCGCAGGCTGCCCGGTCAAAAGCCTCCTGCCCCGAAAGGCATCAGCGTGTTAATTCCTTGTTTTAATGAAGCGGCAATTATTCAAACGTCGATTGATCACATACAATCTCTTTCTTATCCGTCCTACGAGGTCATTTATATTAATGACGGTTCGAGCGATGAAACCTTTGCTCTTTTGAAGGAAAAGCTGAGTCTCGTTGAGTGTCAAAAACAAGCGCTCGGCCAGCTGGCCCATCAACCGATCCACGGTGTGTATCAATCCGGCTTCCTGCCGCATGTATTTGTCATCAACAAAGAAAATGGCGGCAAAGCTGATTCGCTCAATGCCGGTATTGAATATGCTTCTTATGATATTGTGGTGACGCTTGATGCAGACAGCATTTTAAGTGATGATGCCCTTCCTTTGGCAAACGAAGCGTTTCAAGAGCCTGATGTGGTTGCGGCCGGCGGCATGGTGCATGTGCTGCAAACAAAAGCGGGCGGCCATGTTGAGCGCTTGTCTTTAAAAAGTGCCAACTGGCTGATTCGGGCGCAAATGTTCGATTTAATGAAAGGCTTTTACATTACAAAAGTGTCTTTAGCCCGGTTCCGTGCTCTGTCGATTATTTCAGGGGCGTTCGGTATTTTCGATAAGCGGGTTCTGCTCGAAGTCGGCGGCTACCGCGCCACGCTGGGAGAAGATATTGATATTACCCTGCGGATCCAGCGGTACATTTCAGATCATCCGGCCAAACGCATTGTGTTTCTGCCGGAGGCTGTCTGCTATACCGAGCTGCCGGAAAACAACCTGGATGTTTTTAAGCAGCGGGTCCGCTGGCAAAAAGCGTTCGTTGACTGCATCATTCATTTTGCCCCTTTTTTCACTCGCACTCTTTTGCGAAAGCCTGTTTCGTTTTTTTGTGTGTTCGAAACGTTTATCGGCGGCACCGTTACCGCGTATGTTATGACGGCGATGCTGATTCAGCAGCTTACGCTCGGCTCAATGTCTATGATAGAGCACCTTGCTCTTTATGCTGCTGTAACCATGATGTTCGGCTCGTTTTGTGATATAGTCGCCATTACCCGCTCTCATCATTATGGCGTCTGCTTTAACAAAGGTGAAAGAGGGCGCCTCTTTACAGGCATCCTCTTTGACGTGACGATTTTTCGTTTTTTAAATTTGTTTTATGTGATGTACGGCACTATCGCTTACTTCTTTAACCGGACCGGCTGGAACAAAGTAGCCCGGACGGGACGGCGTTACAAAACGGCACCACCGGTACATAAAAGAGCAGTGTAA
- a CDS encoding YihY/virulence factor BrkB family protein, which translates to MNTAQRILSRFFAERFYDQAAQTAYYLLLSAIPFIIFMLSLIRFFPVDQQAILDFVRPYAPGESFTLIEENVAAVLSAEQGQVLSLSLVSTFWLSSMAVQSLGRSLNDAYKIERDLPFWKGLLRDFGVTLIFMIIVPLSLVIPLLERVLHWLVSQSGTLEQLSMLLDIWPAAQWGIGTLFLVVFFIAFYKIIPNDQVPVLYVLPGALFAALGWQIVSFLFESYAAAVSYTRLYGQLSGIIVLVLWFYLTAVVILLGGLFNAEKEQQ; encoded by the coding sequence ATGAATACTGCTCAGAGGATCTTGAGCCGCTTTTTTGCTGAGCGCTTTTACGACCAGGCGGCGCAAACGGCCTACTACCTGCTGTTGTCTGCGATTCCATTTATCATTTTTATGCTTTCATTAATTCGCTTTTTTCCAGTAGACCAGCAGGCGATTCTCGATTTTGTCCGTCCGTATGCGCCAGGGGAATCGTTCACCTTAATTGAAGAAAACGTCGCAGCTGTACTCTCTGCTGAACAAGGGCAGGTGCTGTCACTCAGCCTAGTTTCTACGTTTTGGCTGTCTTCGATGGCGGTCCAGTCATTGGGCCGCTCACTAAATGACGCCTACAAAATTGAACGGGACCTTCCTTTCTGGAAAGGACTTCTGCGCGATTTTGGTGTTACATTGATTTTTATGATCATCGTGCCGCTGTCGCTTGTAATTCCTTTGCTGGAGAGAGTGCTGCACTGGCTTGTATCGCAATCGGGCACGCTTGAGCAGCTGTCAATGCTTTTGGATATATGGCCGGCAGCCCAATGGGGGATTGGAACCCTGTTTTTGGTAGTGTTTTTTATCGCTTTTTATAAAATTATCCCAAATGATCAAGTACCTGTTTTATATGTTCTGCCGGGCGCGCTGTTCGCGGCACTCGGCTGGCAGATCGTGTCTTTTCTGTTTGAAAGCTATGCAGCGGCGGTCAGCTATACGCGCTTGTACGGGCAGCTGTCGGGAATTATTGTGCTTGTCCTCTGGTTTTATTTAACGGCCGTTGTGATTTTGCTTGGCGGTCTTTTTAATGCGGAAAAAGAACAACAATAA
- a CDS encoding dihydrofolate reductase family protein yields MGRSVLYIAVSLDGFIAREGGSVDWLDDVKGDGGDNGYLAFYKTVDTLLMGRGTYEKVLQLTDDFPYAGKKCCVLSRTMKGKTDYVVFTDEPLPDVLAREEGTVWVVGGGQVVKECLAHDLLDELFIAVIPKVLGGGIPLFPPGTEAAFSLAGVEKLGDIVSIHYKRKD; encoded by the coding sequence ATGGGCAGAAGTGTGTTGTACATTGCCGTAAGTCTTGATGGCTTTATTGCAAGAGAGGGCGGGTCAGTGGATTGGCTTGATGACGTAAAGGGAGACGGAGGAGACAACGGATACCTGGCTTTTTATAAAACCGTTGATACGCTTCTCATGGGGCGCGGCACGTACGAGAAAGTGCTCCAGCTGACGGATGATTTTCCATATGCGGGCAAGAAATGCTGCGTACTGTCACGAACGATGAAAGGAAAAACAGATTATGTAGTTTTTACAGACGAGCCGCTGCCGGACGTGCTGGCACGGGAAGAAGGGACCGTTTGGGTGGTTGGCGGTGGACAAGTTGTGAAGGAATGCCTGGCTCATGATTTGCTTGATGAGCTGTTTATCGCTGTGATACCAAAAGTGCTGGGCGGCGGCATTCCGCTGTTTCCACCCGGCACAGAAGCTGCGTTTTCACTTGCTGGTGTAGAAAAGCTGGGAGACATCGTATCGATTCACTACAAGCGAAAGGACTGA
- a CDS encoding PQQ-dependent sugar dehydrogenase, translating into MTKKWLAGVLLAAGCGIQEPEQTEPADGPERKELEIEAEHLDVPWSITESEGVFYISERNGTIAKVEDGDVEHQPVELEAPLSDAAEAGLLGFVLAPDFAESKEAYAYYTYDKEGKPYNRIVIVKQHDSRWSEADTLLDGIPSGSFHHGGRLEIGPDGALYATIGDASNPETAQNPDSWNGKIIRIDESGEAEIYSMGHRNPQGLAWDEGGTMYASEHGQSANDEINLIQRGRNYGWPDIEGTEEAEGLQVPLAVSGTDETWAPSGMAWHKGVLYAASLRGEAVLKIDPKTGKVSKEIEGYGRIRDVFSDGDYLYFVTNNTDGRGNPAAGDDKLYRMEYER; encoded by the coding sequence ATGACGAAAAAATGGCTGGCAGGCGTGTTGTTAGCAGCAGGCTGCGGCATACAGGAACCAGAGCAGACGGAGCCGGCAGATGGCCCGGAACGTAAAGAACTGGAGATCGAAGCGGAACATCTGGATGTTCCGTGGTCGATTACCGAAAGCGAAGGCGTGTTTTATATTTCTGAGCGGAACGGCACCATTGCCAAAGTGGAAGATGGTGATGTAGAGCATCAGCCGGTCGAGCTGGAGGCACCGCTTTCGGACGCAGCGGAAGCCGGTTTGCTCGGTTTTGTGCTGGCGCCGGATTTCGCCGAGTCAAAAGAAGCCTATGCTTATTACACGTATGACAAGGAAGGAAAGCCCTATAACCGGATTGTGATCGTTAAACAGCATGATTCCCGCTGGAGCGAAGCGGATACGCTCCTAGACGGCATTCCGTCCGGCAGCTTTCATCATGGCGGCCGGCTTGAAATCGGACCGGATGGTGCTCTTTACGCAACAATTGGAGATGCATCCAATCCAGAAACCGCTCAAAATCCTGATTCATGGAACGGAAAAATTATTCGGATTGACGAATCAGGCGAGGCAGAGATATACAGCATGGGCCACCGTAATCCGCAGGGCCTTGCCTGGGATGAAGGCGGGACGATGTATGCCTCGGAACACGGACAGTCTGCAAACGATGAGATAAACCTCATCCAAAGAGGAAGAAATTACGGCTGGCCGGACATTGAAGGAACAGAAGAAGCCGAGGGACTCCAAGTGCCTCTTGCTGTGTCCGGTACGGATGAAACATGGGCTCCTTCAGGGATGGCCTGGCATAAAGGAGTGCTTTATGCGGCTTCACTCCGTGGTGAAGCGGTGCTGAAAATCGATCCCAAAACAGGAAAGGTGTCAAAAGAGATTGAAGGCTACGGCCGTATTCGAGATGTGTTTTCTGACGGGGATTATCTTTATTTTGTGACGAACAATACAGATGGGCGCGGAAACCCGGCAGCTGGCGACGATAAACTGTACCGCATGGAATATGAAAGGTGA
- a CDS encoding DsbA family oxidoreductase — translation MKVEIWSDFACPFCYIGKRRFEEAAAQFDGNIEIEFRSYELDPHAPVKSEESVHSALAKKYGMTAESAKAMNDRMTEQAKEAGLVYNMDTIVLANTHDAHRLSHFAKEKGKMNEFTERVLRAYFTESEHIADADLLAGWAEEAGLDRAEAKEVLQSGKYSDRVRADQEEARDIGIEGVPFFIFNDKYAVSGAQSVEAFKQVLDQVAADEEVTAGKTEWCQDDDCTDGESSQD, via the coding sequence ATGAAAGTAGAAATTTGGTCTGATTTCGCCTGCCCGTTTTGCTATATCGGCAAACGTCGGTTTGAGGAAGCGGCGGCACAATTTGACGGCAACATAGAGATAGAGTTTCGCAGCTATGAACTTGACCCGCATGCACCGGTTAAGTCAGAGGAAAGTGTGCACAGCGCATTGGCGAAAAAGTACGGTATGACAGCGGAAAGTGCCAAAGCAATGAATGACAGAATGACTGAGCAGGCAAAGGAAGCCGGCCTTGTTTATAATATGGATACTATCGTTTTAGCAAACACGCATGATGCACACCGCCTGTCCCATTTTGCCAAAGAAAAAGGAAAAATGAATGAATTTACAGAGCGGGTATTAAGGGCTTACTTTACTGAATCTGAACATATCGCAGATGCAGACTTGCTAGCTGGATGGGCAGAAGAGGCAGGTCTGGACCGAGCTGAAGCAAAAGAAGTACTGCAAAGCGGCAAATATAGCGACCGTGTCCGCGCTGATCAAGAAGAAGCGCGCGACATTGGTATCGAAGGCGTTCCATTTTTTATTTTCAATGATAAATATGCTGTTTCCGGCGCGCAGTCTGTTGAGGCGTTTAAGCAGGTGCTTGACCAGGTAGCGGCTGATGAAGAAGTAACAGCAGGCAAAACCGAATGGTGCCAGGATGATGACTGCACAGATGGGGAAAGCAGCCAGGATTGA